In one window of Lynx canadensis isolate LIC74 chromosome B3, mLynCan4.pri.v2, whole genome shotgun sequence DNA:
- the EMC7 gene encoding ER membrane protein complex subunit 7: MAAILWGFFFVLLLLLSGDAQSSELPGATADGSGGIGVGIGDRFKIEGRAVVPGVKPQDWISAARVLVDGEEHVGFLKTDGSFVVHDIPSGSYVVEVISPAYRFDPVRVDITSKGKMRARYVNYIKTSEVVRLPYPLQMKSSGPPSYFIKRESWGWTDFLMNPMVMMMVLPLLIFVLLPKVVNTSDPDMRREMEQSMNMLNSNHELPDVSEFMTRLFSSKSSGKSSSGSSKTGKSGAGKRR, from the exons ATGGCGGCCATTCTGTGGGGCTTCTTTTTCGTCCTTCTGCTGTTGCTATCAGGGGATGCCCAGAGCTCGGAGCTGCCTGGGGCTACGGCCGATGGGTCAGGAGGGATTGGGGTCGGCATAGGAGATCGCTTCAAGATTGAGGGACGTGCGGTTGTTCCAGGGGTGAAGCCCCAGGATTGGATCTCGGCAGCCCGAGTGCTGGTAGACGGAGAAGAGCACGTCGGGTTCCTTAA gacAGATGGGAGTTTTGTGGTTCATGATATACCTTCTGGATCTTATGTAGTAGAAGTTATATCTCCAGCTTACAGGTTTGATCCTGTCCGAGTGGATAtcacttcaaaaggaaaaatgag AGCAAGATATGTGAATTACATCAAAACATCAGAAGTGGTCAGACTTCCCTATCCTCTCCAAATGAAATCTTCAGGCCCACCTTCTTACTTTATTAAGAGGGAATCATGGGGCTGGACAGACTTTCTAATGAACCCAATG gTTATGATGATGGTTCTTCCATTATTGATATTTGTGCTTCTGCCCAAAGTGGTCAACACAAGTGATCCTGACATGAGACGG GAGATGGAACAGTCAATGAATATGCTGAATTCCAACCATGAATTGCCTGATGTTTCTGAGTTCATGACAAGACTCTTCTCTTCAAAATCATCTGGCAAGTCGAGCAGTGGCAGCAGTAAAACAGGCAAAAGTGGGGCTGGCAAAAGGAGGTAG